DNA from Artemia franciscana chromosome 8, ASM3288406v1, whole genome shotgun sequence:
TGCAAAGGAAAATCTCATCACTGTATCCTTGAAGGATGTTAGACGACTCGAATTTCACCTGAAACTATATCCCATACCGAGgtgttttgaaatttaaagagcAGATCTAGTGAGGCTAGATATAACGATAGAGTGAAGTCGTAGATGTGTATTTGTAATTAATAGTGTTGGGACTAATAAATAGTCCCATATAGTGAATTTAAAAGAGCAGATCTCTCTGCTCTTTTAGAGAGGTGTTCTGAATTTAAAGAGTAGGTCTAGCGAGGTTAGATATAACGATAGAGCGGAGTCGTAGATGTGTACTTGTAATTAATAGTGTTGGGACTAATAAATAGTCCCATATAATGAATTTAAAAGAGCAGGTCTTTCTGCTCATTTAGAGAGGTGTTCTGAATTTAAAGAGTAGATCTAGCGAGGTTAGATGTAACGATAGAGTGGAGTTGTAGATGTGTATTTGTAATTCATAGTGTTGGGACTAATAAATAGTCCTATATAGTGAATTTAAAAGAGCAGATCTTTCTGCTCTTTTAGAGAGGTGTTCTGAATTTAAAGAGTAGGTCTAGCAAGGCTAGATATAACGATAGAGTGGAGTCGTAGATGTGTATTTGTAATTAATAGTGTTGGGACTAATAAATAGTCCTCTATAGTGAATTTAAAAGAACAGGTCTTTCTGCTGTTTTAGAGAGGcgttttgaatttaaagagcAGGTCTAGTGATGTTAGATATAACGATAGAGTGTAGTTGTAGATTGGTCTTTGTAATGAATAGTGGATGGGTAGCACAGTGATATCTGCTTGGCAACACGTGATCCGGTTTTAAACCCCAGCTGATGGATGGCCTACCCAGGGACCTTTGTAGTGAAGAAGCGTCGTTAACTGTTTTgagtaactgttttttttttctttttactttgatttttagGGCAGTGCATACGCCACGTGATATACTTAAGCGGTGATTAATTTGTCCGAAAAAAAGCGCaaactatataaaaagaaatgggTAAACATTCAACATGAGGCAGCGCATGTGCATCGTGTTATACTTAAGCGCTGAAACTTAGATTCAAGATTCTTTAGGTTCAACGGGGTTCTATTAATATGtagttaatattaatattttattaacattaatatgcctttattttttgttgataaacCTTTGAATGcacaaaatgaataaatgaaaagcGCAAAATGCACAAACGCAAAAtgcacaaaaacaaaattcacgaAGCACAAAATGAAAGTACCAAGAACATTaacataaaaacttttttttctttcatatctAAAAACTTGGATTTTCCGATAAGTTTTCTTCaggttgttttaaaataaaatttttttaagatagtaTCACATTTTCGCCAGTGTTGTCATGTTGAACTGCGAgaattaataagaaaactaatagaaaataaatctgATAATACTTTTCGTCCTTAAAAAGCCTAACATTACCAATCTGTTGGTTCCCATGAACAACTACAACTTCAAAGAAAAGCTACAACTTCTTAAGCTGTTGGGTGCCATACGTTTCATGCTCATTTATTGCTCCATTCTACCCTCATTTCTTGtaaaaaatttctcaaatttttttgttaaattttgcgCCTGTtactatgtatatataaatatatatatatatatatatatatatatatatatatatatatatatatatatatatatatatatatatatatatatatatatatatatatatatatatatatatatatatatatatatatatatatatatatatatatatatatatatatatatacaataaaaaaagaaatgaggaTAGAATTGAGCAATAAATGAGCATGACACAGATGGCACCCCACAGGTTAAAATTTTGTAGCTTTCCGTTGAAGTTGTAGTTGTCCTTCAACCACTTTTTGAACTTTATCCTGGTAAGGCGGTATCAATGTTTGTCctaaataattatttcaaaatacttgtggaaaaataaaaatagtattagATGAAGAAACAGAACCATAGATTACAGAAAACTTTACTGGTAAATGATCACTAAGTGGAAAATCCATTATATCTCTTACCatgaataaaatgtaaaaaaacagtctttttcaactgaaagtaaggagcaacaatagaGCTTAAAAGtgacataaattattctgtatgtgagGGGGACTGCCCCTCCTTTACCCtagctctttaagctaaagtcttaagactttaaaaatatttctcattcaAAATATACGGCCCTTGTGTCTGAATAGTCTTTCCTAAAGAATCAGGATAAGAAGTCAAAGttaagtgtaaagagtgatggttgaggaaggggcaaccccccttcatatacagagtagtttctattcgttttaagttttgatgttgctccttactttcagttgatttttattttcgaaTTTAAATTCTGACTGTAAAATCAAGCCAGGAATTCCCCATCCCTCCGTTTAACATTTCACTTGTGAAATTGCCCCGGAATTtttcctcccaaaaaaaattcttcccgtGGCAAATCCTGCCTCCTCCCTGCAGAAAAGTACCCCATAAAAATTTCCTATATTTTCCAATAATAAACACTATATGCGAACAATATGGACAAATTTTGTTACTTAAAGCCCTCTCACAAGGGACTATTCGGGGTCATATCatcaccaaaagcatagttatttgatctttcaacaatgctgaactaaatggatattttaagattttgaacggatgttttttagataaaatgGGCACGGGaaggggctaggtgccctctcatctttttggtcacttaaaaaggaattAGAACTTCTTCCCGTTCAAATGAGTTCTCTCCAGATCTTCTAGTACCATTGGCTCGATATGATgatacctgaaaaaaaaaaaataaaagcaattaaacatgcatccatgatctttcttgtgccaaaaaatacaaaattccacatttttgtatatagaaacttgaaacctctacggtaggattctctgatatatTGAATCTGatcgtttgatttttgttcagatCGTTAgactttttggggatgtttccctcctttttccaaaatcatgtaaattttctcaggctcgtagcatTTGATGGCTAATATTAAACTTAGTGAACTCTATATATTTGAATGAGCATAAAAacccgattttttttatgtatctattgttatcaaaattattttttagagtttcagttactgttAGGCAGAGTTGCTCCTCATTTACCGTTCCTTACCACGGACTGTTCAAAAAAGACgtggcaaaaattaaaaagaacttgATCAATATTACTCGTACTCCCACTCCAATGACAATAAGTAAAACCAAGTGACTTATGACAGATATTAAAGTTTAATAAAGACGAAAATTagactaaaataaaattgtactGCGCTCATTCGCACTCTCAAGCTCACAGTTAAAATCACCATATATAAAAATGCGTAAATTTGAATGAAATTATGCAATAAAATTACTGTCTGTGACAAGCCTGTGACAAGCACACGTAAACGCTTCAAGAGACGAATAATTGTGATAGCTATAGGGAAAATGTAATTGACTAAAACACAATCAAAAAGTTTGCAagcaagaaaaaactaaatagggTATGTAGAAGAAAGCTTTTAATGTATTTCTAACCTGGGACATAAGACTTGCTTCTACCCTTCTTTTCTTCTCGTGGTTTCGATTTCTCCTGCATGGCCGTTTCCAGCTATTTCAAGATTAATTTCGATATACTGATTGATATAAAGTAAATACATATTAAAGATAGCATCTTAATTAAAGCAAGTATGACGGTACTGCAACATCAAGGTccgaaccggcggtgctgatctctgtttcgtggcccttcagccaggaagtgcaatgggggctgGGGGGCAGGTATCCTGTGCTTTcgtacacccttcctgcttgtcttccccagatttttccaggtacccatttagagctggatcgactCTTGCTGAGCTTACAGACTCACGCCACTGACCTCCGTCCCAAATTAAATAACTGGCTACGATAGGGATTGAACCTGTgcccttggacaaagaattaAACTAACTAATTAAAAGGACTAACTAATTAAAAGGACAGTTAAATTTAGTCAAAAGAACAATTAAATctcaattaactaaaatttatttctagattaatttatttactcgttttttttaatgtcgaCAGTAGTATTATACTTATGTATTTCAGGCGATGTTTTGTTAATAGAAGAGACACAACTTCCAAAGTTGCAGAGAGACCCGGAGACAGTTCAACCAACGGGTCGTGTTGTTGGAATCCTTCGTCGAAAGTGGAAACAGTATTGTGGAACCCTTGAGCCAAGTAAACATTTAAATGAAGTGAATCATCTTTTTATCCCCTCTGACAGAAGAATACCCAAAATTCGGATTGAAACTCACCAAGCAGGAAAGCTTATTGGACAAAGGATATATGTCGGTGTTGATGATTGGCCAAGATATTCACGCTATCCGCTTGGTCATTTTGTTAGGATGTTAGGTGAGTTTTTGGCAATTTGATTGACATGAAATGCCAGCAGCTGTTTCGTGATTGGTTAATTTGTCGAATTTTTGGGTGAAAGTCTGccttttttttccaatcaaAAACGACCTGCTGGCATGCTCATGATATGCGTACATGCATTGCCTCtaatttgtaaaatataaaatacgtTAAGATTTtgcatttacaaaattttgtgaAGCCTAAtgcttttaaaatattgaatacTTTCGTCTCTTTCGGTGGGAATTAGATAGGGAATGACACTTTGGTCAATCTtttgggaaaatgaaaaaagaacttGGAAATTTGGTGATTactatttctctttttaattgGTATTTCTAGTATCTTATGTGCTGATTCctcttttaaaatatatgaagagaatatttctattgtttaaagaaaatgctttaaacaatAGAAATGTTCTATTAGAATATTTCTAATAGAAATAAGCTCTTCTATTTCAGGCACTTTTTATCCAGTTCTGATCCCCTTTATTAGGGATAGTTGCTCTGAAAGCGCCGaggaaaaaagcaaaacttcagcgtaaagagagggATGCTGAGAGAACCGACCCCTCCTATatgaaatagtttttgttcgttttaagcctttttgccgctttttgctttcatttgagaattatttttttatgtttaatttatatttgtttttagtacCTACCTGGGATACTCTAAATGTAAATAGGGCTGTCGCCCCCCTGAATTACCAATTTTCGTgtcaaaatttatctttttcagaACGCTgccatgagaaaaaaagagtctTTTTAGACCTTAGATACCCCATCACAAAATAAAATCTGGTGGTCAACATTCTAATAGATGATTTGGTTTTGCTGGTCCTTTCCATAATTTAGCTACAAAGGCAGTGGTCAGCTGtgccagttatttggtttgggacgggggagGGGCAGtgacgtgactctgtaagctctgTCCGTTGGCCCAGCTCTAGATGGGTAcgtggagaaatctggggaaggtaaacaggaagggtgtgcgaaagcactgGATGACCGGCCTTCATCCTTTCATtgcatttcctggctgaagggccttgagacggagatcagcaccgctgatTTGGACTTCAAGAAGTCTAGTACCGTATCCTTTGCCTCTTTTTCATGACAAAGACAGTGAACaaatcacttgatgcctttttatgtttttttttcagatatgatTATTGATTCCGGTGGAAATTTCGTTccttaagaaaaatttctttccttaaattaaatttcttccCTGAGCCCTTAAGAGGCTGTTATAGGTGACTCATCACCTTATCTATAGTTCTTAGATTATGATTTAAGGTTAAAAACCAGTTAAAACTTATATTTCAATTGCTAAATCCATTACTTTAATGTAATATATTTCACGGGCTTTGATTCATTTCCAATGAACACAATAAGAATCAGTGAACATTTGAATTTACAAAAGTTGTTCTCAAATCTCAAACACTTTTCTGACATCTGTATTTAAGGGCATGTTTTCGGTGCAATAAACTTTCCCCTAATATAACGACAGTGGACGGAAAAATTGTGCGAAAAATTCCTTCCTTCTacaaaaatgatggaaaaaCCACCTTTAACGGGAAAATTGTGCGAAAAATTCCTTCTTTCTACaaagaaaaattccttctttctacaaaaatgatggaaaacaaTCTTTATTACACACTCCTTCAGTTAAGAAAATCAtacagctaaaaaaagaaaaaagaggaaactaAATTGTCTGAGACTGAAGCCAGCTTGAGGTCCTCCTCATTTGAATCATTGTTCGATTTATTATCTTCATTGGAAGCTTTAGCCTCCCTGGCTCTGTGAGGGGAAGGCTCCGACTCGAGAGATGTAACTCTGTAACCTGGATCGGAAAATGGCGAAGTTGCTCTTCAGACTTGTAGGTTTCCAGCAAGAGTAATCTAGCAATGCACTGCTTCAGGTTCATACTCCTCATTCCTGACCTCttgcagtttttttgtttttttaagagcCCATAGCCTCTCAGTACGATATGTATGGATGTTATGAATCTCTGTGATCAACGAAGTTTTCCGATTGATTGATTTGGTGTGAGTATAGCCGATTTCTGACAGACTGGAGTAGGCTGTTCAGGAGTTgctcattattttttaactcGGCTCTATATATCTCTATATCAGAGATATCAGAATTGCTCGTTCTTTTGTCAGAGTCTCGCCACCTTCTAGGAGatgtaatgtttttttctttttgtttttaataaccTTCTAGATCCCTTCAAATACCCAAATTTGGCTGAGAGGCCTCCTCCAGTTGTATTCGCGGTAAGCCAATACAGTTTTGTCTATTTTGACTACGATGTCCTCACTTCCTATGGGTCCTAATGTCCAACCCAATGGTCCATCATCTCGCTGCAAAAAGACCTCCAGTCCGCACTTGGTTTGGACCCAATATGTAATTCTTGCTTAACGAAACAATGCTCCGACAAGTcgcataaaaataataaataagcagcataattttatttgttggtATGTGAGTACCTTGTAAGAACTTCCCTTAAAGTTACTGACAGAGAAGTTGTATGGTTTTCTAAGTTCTTTCTTGCGATCCAAACATAAATGTCATTGGTTTTCTTGTGAGGCGTAATGCGTACATGGAGCGACGCAGCGAGGAAGCTAGTGCTTTAGTCAGGATACCATATATAGAGCCCtgagaatataaattcaaagaaaacaaaataaataaagatattgaATGCAAATtgtttaatttgtaatttatcgGAAAAGAAATAGTTTCCTttgcaaattctttttttaagaataccTATAGTAACACcttatttccttcttttttttgtcatggtTATGGTCTGATTTTTTCTTGGAATCAATATATagcttaaaaacaaatatatataaacaatacaatacaacaaacaaataacaaacaaataaacacataaaaaaacaaacaacaacaaacaataaacacaaaaaacaaacaacaaacaaataaacaataacaatacaacaacacaaacaatatatacaaaacaatATATAGCTTAAAAACAATCAATATATAGCTATATCAAATATAGCTTAAAAACCAACCATCTGATGCTaagattatattttgttttctgaatGAAGTGTATGTTTGACACACTTAAAgttgaagctgaaaaaaataacagtaaatagaaactgaaaaaaataataactattaaCTAAAGGACCGTCCAggcttactttaaaaaaaaactgtacgtGCATAATCCTTAATCTCCGTGCCCGTTTGTAGTGGGAAAAATTTatacacaaattttttcagtgatCACAGCaagtttaaagtttttgtgACTTGTACAACTGCCATTTTGCTACATAGAGTCGGTAATCCCAAAAATTCCATTGATTTTCCATTTCAATAACCCATTTTTGGCAAAATCTATTGgacttttcttcttttcgttCTTAAATGCACACATGACGCGAAAGTCGGCAGCTTATTGGCCCCGAATACCTCGAGTACAAAAATTAGCATAGACAATAGGACtcttttcagttaatttttaacTCGCTGAGAGAAGCGTGTACAAATTTTATCTGTGGTTTTCGTGGACAGGGCACCTAATTTTACGAATTATACGCCTTATTAACTAGcgtaaaaaatatacctaaaaaataacaataagtaTAAACTGAATAAAGCAATAAATATGAATTAttgcaaactaaaaaaaaacataccggAAAAATTGATGCTGGGGtcatcattttcaaaaattttcaaagctgCTGCAAGATACGTACTGGTACGACCAGCGCAAATAGGCACgattaatttttgataaacaACTACACTGGTAATTTGACAGtgtagaaaaaagtaaaaacttataATTTACTTATAAAGACTACAGTAAAGACTACGGCAATTGCCCTTTACATTCCCTCTtagtggtgctgatctctgtttcatggcATTTCAGCCTGAAAGTGCAACGGAGGCTGGGGGCCAGTCATTCtttgcttttgcacacccttcctgtttaccttccccagatttctccagataGCTATTTAGATCTGGATCGACTCTTTGTCCTCACGAACAAAGGCATACGCTATGCTGATTTACGTTACACAATATCATCATGCTGATATTTTTCTACGCCTTCTTCTGTTTGTTTCTCGTCATTTTTGTAGAAggaaactttattttaataataaaaaaaatttaattgcgGAATGGTCATAACccttagattatttattttaaattttccgcCCCTAAGATTTCTGCACTCTGGAAAAGGGCCCCCTTCTGTTCCGCCTCTGTTGCTGTGGAGgtcaattgaaaaagaaactcTATCTTTTGAATGTCAGTTACTGACCATACCGcttaatacaaaacaaaaatggggacaatttttgaagttagtgtaaaaaaaaaactccgtgTATCTAATTTTTAGAAACAACAACCACCATCAGTGGATACTGATAAACTATTCTAAGACAAtgcctctggaaaacatttgaTGATCTTACTTAGCCTTTCCAAGACAAAGATCGATCACACCATCATACAAATCCATGTATTCCATCATACAAAGTAATCACATAAAATATTCGTCACGTTGAATAAAATTCGTCTTTTAGCTGAATTTGTGTGAGGTCAAAACTCAAAAAGATTCTTTCAGAATTTAAGACTCTGTACatcaaaaagaatttatttattaaacttaaaatttaaaatataatataaaatttattttaaatatgattttagTTTCAAAGCTTTTTATCGATGTGTTTTCAAGTAAATtagttgttttctttgttttttattatattgcaTCGATccttaaaaacagttttttttatttatatattgttataaaaaCTACTTGTTTCGCAGTTTCAGCTACTATTAGCACGAGTCTCTCACAGTTCATTACTACAAACTGATTGATTCTTCATTGCTTCTTAAATAAATTAGCTACAATTaggaatgtattttgattttttttttttttttttttttttttgtcaatattgatcttgatttatgaatgacatttttttatttgttagttattttactctttttttatattatattgcgCTGATGACGGCTGCTGATTATATTTCCGTGTTATAttcttgttttgtaaaaaataaagttgatTCCCAACTACCTTCTTTCCAGGTCCGTTGGGTGACAAGGCTACTGAAACTGAAGTTCTTTTGCTAGAACATGATGTCCCGCACAATACATTCCCAATTGCTGTACTTGCCTGTCTGCCCGTCATGCCTTGGACAATTAGTCCCGATGAAGAAAAGAAGCGTACTGACCTACGGCATATTGATGTTTGTTCTGTTGATCCGCCGGGCTGTACTGATATTGACGATGCTTTACATTGTAGGGAGTTGCAAAATGGAAACTATGAAGTTGGAGTTCATATTGCTGATGTTTCATATTTCGTGAGACCAATGTCAGCACTTGACAGGGAGGCTGCTAGAAGAGGAACGACTGTTTATTTGTCTGATCAAAGGATCGACATGGTACCAGAACTTCTGTCGTCCAACCTTTGCTCTTTGAGAGAACATGAAGATAGACTAGCCTTTTCGTGTCTGTGGGAAGTAACTCCGAACGGGAAGATGTTAAGTACGCGCTTTGTAAAGAGTATTATTCGTTCAAGGTCTGCTTTTACTTATGCAGAAGCACAGGCAAAGATTGATGATGAGAGTCAGACAGATGCACTTGCTCAGAGCCTCCGAAGATTGCTCAAACTctctaaaatcatgaaaaaagcaAGAACTGATAGAGGGGCCTTAACATTGGCAAGTGCAGAAATTCGGTTCAAACTGGATATTGAAACCCAAGATCCAATCAGCGTTGTTAACAAGTCTATGCTGGACACAAACAGCATGGTGGAAGAATGGATGTTAGCTGCTAATATAGCAGCAGCtgagaaaacaagaaaagactTCCCAGAAGTTGCAATGCTCCGAAGACATCCAGAACCACCGCAAAGTAACTTCGAACCCTTGTTACAAGTTGCAAAAACAAAAGGATTTAATGTGAATACAAGAAATGGCAAGGAACTCTCTGATTCTCTCGAACAAGCACAGATTAAGGATAATCCGTATGCGAATACCCTTCTTCGAATGATAACAACCCGTTGTATGATGCAAGCGGTTTATTTCTGTAGTGGAACATTGCCAGAAAATCTCTTCCTCCACTACGGCTTAGCGGCGCCAATATATACTCATTTTACGTCACCAATCCGTCGGTATGCTGATATAGTAGTACACAGATTGCTTGCAGCATCTATTGGAGCAGATACGACGTATCAGCAGCTTCTTGATAGGAAAGCTACGTCAATTCTTGCTAGACAGTTGAACTTCAGGTGAGCTCGCTATttagaaagttttttccactaaaTGTGTCTTTCGGGAGCCAATATTAACAAGTCCGTTGATCTCTTTCCCCTTTACTTTTGTAGTATTTGATTATCTCTTAGCTTTGCCTATTAGTAAGAATATCTGCCAAAATTAATTGTTAATGCGAAGAAAGACAAAAACTTATATTCAGACATCagacaatgatttttttttttttagacatcgGTTTCTTATACATGTACCTGAAAGTATCTCAATTCTGTTGCACAAAAAGAACCAAATTATCTGAGATATTGTTTACACCAATTCATTTGCGAACTAAAATCAAAGCCAGCTATGGCCTCTTTTCTTAGTTGCTTAGACTAGGAATAATTGAGGGTAAATATGTTGGATGATGTTGGATAATTGGAAACTCATCAAGTGAATAGCCTCATTTATCTGGGTAGTATTAGGAGGAGTATTATTGTTAGTGATGGCGGGCGcagtgaagataaaaaaaaaatataaaaaaagtaatacattaGCATTGTAACTGATAAAATTGGTCGCGCCAAAATgggtattttacttattttaccgTAATTTTATGGATCCCCGTAAAATTGATGttttacgtaatttacataatttacgTATTTTACCGATATTCTATGTATTTTACCGGTATCTTACATATTTTGCGAGGGCTTGCAATTTCACAGCACAAACctgtaattgagaaaattagaaaatatgaggcatttgtaacttacgaacgggtgatcagatcttaatgaaatttgatatttagaaggatcttgtgcttcagacctcttattttaaatcacggtcagatccggtgacatttgggagagttggagggggaaactggaaatcttggaaaacttgaaaactgATGTTTGATGTTCTGATGTTCGTCCCTgatggtaggcgtgtcagggacgtgtacaaattgacttgagaaagttgttttccccgattcgaccatctggggggttgaaaggagaggaaaaattagaaaaaatgaggtatctttaacttgCTAGTTGGTCATcggttcttaatgaattttgatatttaaaaggaccttgtgtctcagagctcttattttagatcccgaccggcattaagtctctgattttccttttaaattaatctattgattcttaaagttttgctagagctcttgccatatgaactcttggctcttccgacctcgtcaaaagtgccatatgagctcttagctcttgtttattttaattttcacatcCTAGAGAAATCTTGTGTTCATGATGTCGTTCCCTGGGAGCCGGTGGTTACGCTCCCCTAGGAAAATGCCCCCGTCGAGAATTCCCCCCTCCGTGGAAATTCCATGTTCCCCCTGGCCAATTCCAGATCTTCATTACAAGGGAAATTAAAATCTCTACTCTCCTGTTAAAGTCAGAGGCAATCGtatagcattgcctatagtaaagacccATAAGGAttcaatatattaatatttgttcatttttttcccagatgcttttcatatggaagggattgTCGAATAAATTTCGGAGGAGGCTCACTCAATGGGAATCGAAAGTTCCAGTGTCCTTTTCTAATATTTAGCCTGCTTTTCAACAATTTGCTGTTGAATAAGTTGTTACTGACAATAGtgtctttaagaaatttttattctagttaaacgacccttgtattTCAGCAGTTGTTTTGAAAGAGTCTTCAGATAGACACAGATTCAGTTTTAAGAGAAAGGCAATGGATGGTCAAGGTAGAAAGTGATATATAATCCTCAGgaccgtatccaggacttttatgggggggggatcggaaaaaggaaaatcatcTGAATCAGAATCTGAGTCCGAAGGAGAGGAGCTAGATTTCCCAGCAGATCCTATTGAATGTTTTGCTATTATGATCCAATGCTTAGTTAATCAAGTGTTACAAAccacttttttatttgtattcggtgctt
Protein-coding regions in this window:
- the LOC136030466 gene encoding exosome complex exonuclease RRP44-like encodes the protein MVNKIFIRKTRQGKILKLVRENYLRDDISCLSDLCTSCNQANTIQLNRLDKLPVTSSKLCDFPHYIVFSSDVILNQIDVVESELWKNCIIPLTVHQEVRSKSLAIYHRLKDIMNIPNRKFVLFVNEHHKDTYIERKPGESASAYASRCVLTTCNWYQTHLAELQQQQQQNSKIVKLVYLCNDDENKEAAVKEGLLAYTIAEYVKSLQNHEELVDKLSKVRVDKGDKVGHLFQEHLSQLQLLSGLKTKRFLQGVFYTNTDNYQEGTVNVEGSDKQVLIPNLLLRNRAVSGDVVAIELLQEGDWVCPSKLVCLDDKPDPGDVLLIEETQLPKLQRDPETVQPTGRVVGILRRKWKQYCGTLEPSKHLNEVNHLFIPSDRRIPKIRIETHQAGKLIGQRIYVGVDDWPRYSRYPLGHFVRMLGPLGDKATETEVLLLEHDVPHNTFPIAVLACLPVMPWTISPDEEKKRTDLRHIDVCSVDPPGCTDIDDALHCRELQNGNYEVGVHIADVSYFVRPMSALDREAARRGTTVYLSDQRIDMVPELLSSNLCSLREHEDRLAFSCLWEVTPNGKMLSTRFVKSIIRSRSAFTYAEAQAKIDDESQTDALAQSLRRLLKLSKIMKKARTDRGALTLASAEIRFKLDIETQDPISVVNKSMLDTNSMVEEWMLAANIAAAEKTRKDFPEVAMLRRHPEPPQSNFEPLLQVAKTKGFNVNTRNGKELSDSLEQAQIKDNPYANTLLRMITTRCMMQAVYFCSGTLPENLFLHYGLAAPIYTHFTSPIRRYADIVVHRLLAASIGADTTYQQLLDRKATSILARQLNFRHRMAQYAGRASVALHTNIFFRRRVDDEEAYIIFVKENALTVFLSKYGLEGVIVLPKPPEEPGFVYDSSVPLQKCGNVEFRPLDKILVRISLEKSSIQHEQLVLRLVEPKIEGFSIPSREEDELMEKGKRRSDDAEKEKNKRKK